One window of Athalia rosae chromosome 2, iyAthRosa1.1, whole genome shotgun sequence genomic DNA carries:
- the LOC105689425 gene encoding nuclear hormone receptor FTZ-F1 — protein sequence MLLEMEQHSGLMSLNMSPFQLSPQGSPQGAAGQQSVGSGNGGGGQYGSPVSYCAQSPPQAMCHQQSNGSANNNNNNNNNNNNNNNNNNGNQQQQMQGNQQAQTQQQQQQQQQHPQAQGQSQSQSQNQSQTQSQSQSQSQAQALGLSGLEAAFFDATCLEERCPMCGDKMSGYQYGLLTCESCKGFFKRNSSPIISRKVYTCLFSPTGGGGSSSGMDGGTYAGGGNNTAGSGGGSSAGSGGGAGGGGGGGGGGGGGGGGSGGGGGGAGGGGGGMGNVGNSALGMGVGGSCVGQVGVGIGVVTGSIPGPSDFADAKDIIEELCPVCGDKVSGYHYGLLTCESCKGFFKRTVQNKKVYTCVAERSCHIDKTQRKRCPFCRFQKCLEVGMKLEAVRADRMRGGRNKFGPMYKRDRARKLQLMRQRQLALQTIRSGLGSEVGYPSAVTPFLHIKQEIQIPQVSSLTSSPDSSPSPAAVAAGLATTQPGAGAGQHQLIAPSSQPAISAGNHLHNANPSLESKLWPANSTTPSPKAFNFGEQSQQPHTATTTPSTGTLKTSPMIRDFVQTVDDREWQSSLFTLLQNQTYNQCEVDLFELMCKVLDQNLFSQVDWARNSVFFKDLKVDDQMKLLQHSWSDMLVLDHLHQRLHNNLPDETTLHNGQKFDLLCLGLLGVPSLADLFNDLSTKLQELKFDLSDYICMKFLMLLNHDVRGLVNKKHVQEGHEQVQRALLDYTLTCYPSIPDKFHKLLTVLPDIHAVAGRGEEHLYHKHCNGGAPTQTLLMEMLHAKRK from the exons ATGTTATTGGAGATGGAACAACACTCTGGCCTAATGTCGCTGAACATGTCACCGTTTCAGTTGAGCCCGCAGGGCAGCCCCCAGGGGGCCGCGGGTCAGCAGTCGGTCGGGAGCGGTAACGGTGGGGGCGGTCAGTACGGTTCGCCGGTATCCTACTGCGCCCAGAGTCCGCCGCAGGCCATGTGCCATCAGCAGAGTAACGGCAGCgctaacaacaacaacaacaacaacaataacaacaataacaataacaataacaataacggcAACCAACAGCAACAAATGCAAGGGAATCAACAGGCCCAAacgcaacaacagcaacaacaacaacaacaacaccccCAAGCGCAGGGACAGAGTCAGTCCCAGTCGCAAAATCAATCTCAAACGCAATCTCAGTCCCAATCTCAATCCCAGGCCCAAGCGCTCGGTTTGTCCGGTCTTGAGGCCGCATTTTTTGACGCGACCTGCCTAGAGGAAAGGTGTCCGATGTGCGGTGACAAAATGTCAGGATACCAATACGGACTATTGACTTGCGAGTCATGCAAAGGTTTCTTTAAACGCAACAGTTCACCGATTATAAGTAGGAAAGTGTACACGTGTTTGTTCTCACCAACAGGAGGCGGGGGGTCGTCCTCGGGGATGGATGGCGGGACCTACGCCGGCGGCGGTAACAACACCGCCGGTAGCGGGGGCGGAAGTTCCGCCGGTAGCGGCGGCGGtgcgggaggaggaggagggggaggtggGGGCGGAGGAGGTGGGGGCGGAGGCAGCGGTGGGGGCGGTGGGGGCGCCGGAGGGGGAGGCGGGGGGATGGGTAACGTCGGCAACAGCGCCCTCGGGATGGGGGTTGGCGGGAGTTGCGTGGGGCAGGTTGGGGTCGGTATCGGTGTTGTAACGGGCTCGATACCGGGGCCCTCGGATTTCGCGGACGCCAAGGACATTATCGAAGAGTTGTGCCCGGTTTGCGGTGACAAGGTATCCGGTTATCACTACGGTTTACTCACGTGCGAATCGTGCAAGGGATTCTTCAAACGTACCGTCCAAAATAAAAAGGTCTACACCTGCGTAGCCGAGAGGTCCTGTCACATAGACAAGACACAGAGGAAGCGATGTCCGTTCTGCAGATTTCAAAAATGTCTCGAGGTCGGCATGAAACTGGAAG CTGTACGAGCGGACAGGATGAGAGGAGGAAGGAACAAGTTCGGACCTATGTACAAAAGGGACAGGGCGAGGAAATTGCAATTGATGAGACAGCGGCAACTTGCCCTTCAAACGATACGAAGCGGCCTCGGTAGCGAGGTTGGCTATCCCTCCGCCGTTACGCCGTTCCTTCATATCAAGCAGGAGATTCAAATACCTCAGGTTTCGAGTCTCACATCGTCGCCGGATTCGAGCCCATCGCCTGCGGCCGTCGCGGCTGGACTCGCGACGACGCAACCGGGCGCCGGGGCTGGACAACATCAGCTCATAGCCCCGTCTTCCCAACCGGCCATATCCGCCGGAAATCACCTCCACAACGCCAATCCTAGCCTAGAGAGTAAACTGTGGCCAGCCAATTCTACGACTCCTAGCCCCAAGGCTTTCAATTTTGGCGAACAATCACAGCAACCGCATACAGCTACGACAACGCCGTCCACTGGTACCCTTAAAACTAGTCCCATGATCAGAGACTTTGTGCAAACCGTAGATGATCGGGAGTGGCAATCGTCACTGTTTACCCTCTTGCAAAACCAAACGTACAATCAGTGTGAAGTGGACTTGTTTGAACTCATGTGCAAAGTGCTCGACCAGAATCTCTTCTCGCAGGTCGACTGGGCGAGAAATTCCGTATTCTTCAAGGATCTGAAG GTTGACGACCAAATGAAGCTTTTACAACACTCTTGGTCAGATATGTTGGTGCTTGACCATCTTCATCAAAGGTTACACAATAACCTACCAGATGAAACCACTCTTCACAATGGTCAAAAGTTTGATCTTTTGTGTCTCGGCTTGCTAGGAGTTCCTTCTTTAGCAGATCTCTTCAATGACTTGTCCACCAAACTTCAGGAGCTGAAATTCGACCTCTCGGATTATATTTGTATGAAATTCCTCATGCTGCTCAATCATG ATGTTCGGGGGCTGGTGAACAAAAAACATGTACAAGAAGGACACGAGCAAGTTCAACGCGCCTTGCTGGATTACACATTGACCTGTTATCCATCGATACCG GACAAGTTTCACAAGCTGCTGACAGTATTACCAGACATTCATGCAGTGGCGGGTAGGGGCGAAGAGCACCTTTATCACAAACACTGTAACGGAGGAGCCCCGACGCAAACCCTTCTCATGGAGATGCTTCacgcgaagagaaaatga
- the LOC105689426 gene encoding glycine cleavage system H protein, mitochondrial: MAQIITQVVRCTVRTVACVRTKQMFSAVPKKSSFILRGISTSRCMSKTDRLFTEKHEWVEVHGKVGTIGISHYAQDSLGDVVYAQLPDVGTSINQKDECGALESVKAASELYSPVSGKVVEKNVEVESSPGLINTSCYEKGWLFKVELTDPEELKTLMDEKAYDQFLKTDSH; this comes from the exons atggccCAAATCATTACACAAGTTGTACGATGTACGGTGAGAACTGTGGCCTGTGTTCGGACGAAGCAAATGTTCAGTGCAGTTCCAAAGAAATCGTCATTCATATTACGAGGAATAAGTACGTCGCGGTGCATGTCCAAGACCG ATAGATTGTTCACGGAGAAGCACGAATGGGTAGAAGTCCATGGTAAAGTGGGTACTATTGGTATTTCTCATTATGCCCAAGATTCGCTCGGAGATGTAGTCTATGCACAGCTTCCCGATGTTGGTACTTCGATAAATCAGAAAG ATGAATGCGGAGCACTCGAGTCTGTGAAGGCGGCGTCAGAGCTGTATAGTCCTGTTAGTGGAAAAGTAGTagagaaaaatgttgaagtTGAGAGTAGTCCAGGCTTGATCAACACTTCTTGCTACGAGAAAGGCTGGCTTTTCAAAGTTGAACTGACTGATCCAGAAGAACTGAAAACTCTTATGGACGAGAAGGCATATGATCAATTTCTGAAAACTGATAGtcattaa
- the LOC105689306 gene encoding protein arginine N-methyltransferase 5 isoform X1: MNKPDTNHEAATMASEKLVSCGLDFCSVPDLNNCLITATSARYDFICIPLVHPKLKREFNNNDMKKRPGPFTRSDMILCSSDWNNLVVGKLSPYIDVDVTDPISRKNNEETLNQELALAAHLGLPAISFKLTRNINRNINFARMMHNKATTTYTVQIWVQVPMENPAKQANTYRSDRGDDDPVESTWEWWNSFRLVCDFHVKLGVALIVSHDIPSSEEIDRWLGEPVRCLILPTTIFITNKKGYPVLSKAHQMLLKKFSPLRVQLILSGSNRHQDITFYHNYLNHLAMQNYQRNGPVERFARGYEDYLQCPLQPLMDNLESQTYEIFEKDPFKYNQYQTAIQQAILSKIPESEKDTKTLVIMVVGAGRGPLVRAALKAAEKAKRKVKVYAVEKNPNAVLTLLALEKEIWGDKVTVVSSDMREWNAPEKADILVSELLGSFGDNELSPECLDGVQHFLQADGISIPSSYTSYVSPVQSSKLYNEVRQCKDKDKHPLAHFETPYVVHLQNKYDIAQPQPLFTFIHPNNEPIIDNNRYEVKKFAVTQNAVLHGFSGYFDAVLYNDITLSIEPNTHSPGMVSWFPIFFPIKEAVLLKAGDQVEVHFWRRCNLKNVWYEWCISKPVPGSIHNPNGRSYTIGL, from the exons ATGA ATAAGCCTGACACAAATCACGAAGCTGCAACTATGGCTTCTGAAAAGTTAGTTTCCTGTGGATTGGACTTTTGTTCAGTCCCTGATCTGAACAATTGTTTGATAACTGCAACCTCTGCTag GTATGATTTCATATGCATACCCTTGGTACATCCAAAGTTGAAAAGAGAAttcaacaataatgatatgaaaaaacgacCTGGGCCGTTTACTAGATCCGATATGATTCTCTGTAGTTCAG ATTGGAACAACTTGGTTGTTGGCAAACTGTCGCCCTACATTGACGTTGACGTGACCGACCCCatatcgagaaaaaacaacgaggaGACTCTGAATCAGGAGTTGGCTTTGGCAGCCCACTTGGGTTTGCCTGCTATTAGCTTTAAGCTCACGCGGAATATAAATCGCAATATTAATTTTGCAAGAATGATGCATAACAAAGCGACAACAACCTACACTGTTCAG ATATGGGTGCAAGTTCCAATGGAAAATCCAGCAAAACAAGCCAATACGTACAGGTCTGATAGAGGAGACGATGATCCTGTGGAAAGCACATGGGAGTGGTGGAATTCGTTTAGATTAGTCTGCGACTTTCATGTAAAACTTGGAGTTGCCTTGATCGTTAGCCACGATATACCCAGTTCTGAAGAG ATAGACAGATGGCTGGGGGAACCTGTGAGATGTTTGATCCTGCCAACAACGATATTCATCACTAATAAGAAGGGTTACCCAGTATTGAGCAAAGCGCATCAAatgttgttaaaaaaattctctccgcTGAGAGTACAGCTGATTCTGTCCGGGTCCAATAGGCATCAAGATATTACTTTTTACCACAATTATCTTAACCATCTTGCCATG cAGAATTATCAAAGAAATGGACCAGTTGAAAGATTCGCCCGGGGTTACGAAGACTACTTGCAATGCCCTTTACAACCATTGATGGACAATCTTGAATCTCAAAcctatgaaatatttgagaaaGATCCTTTCAAATACAATCAATACCAAACTGCCATTCAGCAAGCAATTCTTAGTAAGATTCCCGAGAGTGAAAAAGATACTAAAACTCT AGTTATTATGGTTGTTGGGGCAGGTCGTGGACCCTTGGTACGGGCAGCTTTGAAGGCTGCTGAGAAAGctaagagaaaagtaaaagtatatgcagttgaaaaaaatcccaatGCGGTTCTGAC ACTACTTGcgctggaaaaagaaatttgggGAGACAAAGTTACTGTTGTGTCATCTGACATGAGGGAGTGGAACGCGCCTGAAAAAGCAGACATCCTTGTATCCGAGCTCCTCGGATCCTTCGGAGATAATGAACTTTCACCAGAATGTCTTGACGGCGTTCAACATTTCCTCCAAG CTGATGGAATAAGTATACCGAGTTCATATACCTCATATGTAAGTCCAGTGCAATCCTCCAAGTTATACAACGAAGTTAGGCAGTGTAAGGACAAAGACAAGCATCCCCTGGCCCATTTTGAGACGCCTTACGTAGTTCACCTTCAGAATAAGTACGATATTGCACAACCGCAGCCTCTCTTCACATTCATTCATCCTAATAATG AACCAATCATTGACAATAACAGGTACGAGGTAAAAAAGTTTGCCGTCACTCAAAATGCAGTCCTACATGGCTTCTCCGGATACTTCGATGCAGTGTTATACAATGACATCACTCTGAGTATCGAACCAAACACACACAGCCCTGGAATGGTCAGCTGGTTTCCAATATTCTTTCCAATCAAG GAAGCTGTCTTGCTTAAAGCTGGGGATCAGGTTGAAGTACATTTCTGGCGAAGATGCAATCTGAAAAATGTGTGGTACGAATGGTGTATCAGCAAACCTGTACCAGGTTCCATTCACAATCCAAATGGACGTTCCTATACCATTGGACTTTGA
- the LOC105689306 gene encoding protein arginine N-methyltransferase 5 isoform X3, whose translation MASEKLVSCGLDFCSVPDLNNCLITATSARYDFICIPLVHPKLKREFNNNDMKKRPGPFTRSDMILCSSDWNNLVVGKLSPYIDVDVTDPISRKNNEETLNQELALAAHLGLPAISFKLTRNINRNINFARMMHNKATTTYTVQIWVQVPMENPAKQANTYRSDRGDDDPVESTWEWWNSFRLVCDFHVKLGVALIVSHDIPSSEEIDRWLGEPVRCLILPTTIFITNKKGYPVLSKAHQMLLKKFSPLRVQLILSGSNRHQDITFYHNYLNHLAMQNYQRNGPVERFARGYEDYLQCPLQPLMDNLESQTYEIFEKDPFKYNQYQTAIQQAILSKIPESEKDTKTLVIMVVGAGRGPLVRAALKAAEKAKRKVKVYAVEKNPNAVLTLLALEKEIWGDKVTVVSSDMREWNAPEKADILVSELLGSFGDNELSPECLDGVQHFLQADGISIPSSYTSYVSPVQSSKLYNEVRQCKDKDKHPLAHFETPYVVHLQNKYDIAQPQPLFTFIHPNNEPIIDNNRYEVKKFAVTQNAVLHGFSGYFDAVLYNDITLSIEPNTHSPGMVSWFPIFFPIKEAVLLKAGDQVEVHFWRRCNLKNVWYEWCISKPVPGSIHNPNGRSYTIGL comes from the exons ATGGCTTCTGAAAAGTTAGTTTCCTGTGGATTGGACTTTTGTTCAGTCCCTGATCTGAACAATTGTTTGATAACTGCAACCTCTGCTag GTATGATTTCATATGCATACCCTTGGTACATCCAAAGTTGAAAAGAGAAttcaacaataatgatatgaaaaaacgacCTGGGCCGTTTACTAGATCCGATATGATTCTCTGTAGTTCAG ATTGGAACAACTTGGTTGTTGGCAAACTGTCGCCCTACATTGACGTTGACGTGACCGACCCCatatcgagaaaaaacaacgaggaGACTCTGAATCAGGAGTTGGCTTTGGCAGCCCACTTGGGTTTGCCTGCTATTAGCTTTAAGCTCACGCGGAATATAAATCGCAATATTAATTTTGCAAGAATGATGCATAACAAAGCGACAACAACCTACACTGTTCAG ATATGGGTGCAAGTTCCAATGGAAAATCCAGCAAAACAAGCCAATACGTACAGGTCTGATAGAGGAGACGATGATCCTGTGGAAAGCACATGGGAGTGGTGGAATTCGTTTAGATTAGTCTGCGACTTTCATGTAAAACTTGGAGTTGCCTTGATCGTTAGCCACGATATACCCAGTTCTGAAGAG ATAGACAGATGGCTGGGGGAACCTGTGAGATGTTTGATCCTGCCAACAACGATATTCATCACTAATAAGAAGGGTTACCCAGTATTGAGCAAAGCGCATCAAatgttgttaaaaaaattctctccgcTGAGAGTACAGCTGATTCTGTCCGGGTCCAATAGGCATCAAGATATTACTTTTTACCACAATTATCTTAACCATCTTGCCATG cAGAATTATCAAAGAAATGGACCAGTTGAAAGATTCGCCCGGGGTTACGAAGACTACTTGCAATGCCCTTTACAACCATTGATGGACAATCTTGAATCTCAAAcctatgaaatatttgagaaaGATCCTTTCAAATACAATCAATACCAAACTGCCATTCAGCAAGCAATTCTTAGTAAGATTCCCGAGAGTGAAAAAGATACTAAAACTCT AGTTATTATGGTTGTTGGGGCAGGTCGTGGACCCTTGGTACGGGCAGCTTTGAAGGCTGCTGAGAAAGctaagagaaaagtaaaagtatatgcagttgaaaaaaatcccaatGCGGTTCTGAC ACTACTTGcgctggaaaaagaaatttgggGAGACAAAGTTACTGTTGTGTCATCTGACATGAGGGAGTGGAACGCGCCTGAAAAAGCAGACATCCTTGTATCCGAGCTCCTCGGATCCTTCGGAGATAATGAACTTTCACCAGAATGTCTTGACGGCGTTCAACATTTCCTCCAAG CTGATGGAATAAGTATACCGAGTTCATATACCTCATATGTAAGTCCAGTGCAATCCTCCAAGTTATACAACGAAGTTAGGCAGTGTAAGGACAAAGACAAGCATCCCCTGGCCCATTTTGAGACGCCTTACGTAGTTCACCTTCAGAATAAGTACGATATTGCACAACCGCAGCCTCTCTTCACATTCATTCATCCTAATAATG AACCAATCATTGACAATAACAGGTACGAGGTAAAAAAGTTTGCCGTCACTCAAAATGCAGTCCTACATGGCTTCTCCGGATACTTCGATGCAGTGTTATACAATGACATCACTCTGAGTATCGAACCAAACACACACAGCCCTGGAATGGTCAGCTGGTTTCCAATATTCTTTCCAATCAAG GAAGCTGTCTTGCTTAAAGCTGGGGATCAGGTTGAAGTACATTTCTGGCGAAGATGCAATCTGAAAAATGTGTGGTACGAATGGTGTATCAGCAAACCTGTACCAGGTTCCATTCACAATCCAAATGGACGTTCCTATACCATTGGACTTTGA
- the LOC105689306 gene encoding protein arginine N-methyltransferase 5 isoform X2: MNKPDTNHEAATMASEKLVSCGLDFCSVPDLNNCLITATSARYDFICIPLVHPKLKREFNNNDMKKRPGPFTRSDMILCSSDWNNLVVGKLSPYIDVDVTDPISRKNNEETLNQELALAAHLGLPAISFKLTRNINRNINFARMMHNKATTTYTVQIWVQVPMENPAKQANTYRSDRGDDDPVESTWEWWNSFRLVCDFHVKLGVALIVSHDIPSSEEIDRWLGEPVRCLILPTTIFITNKKGYPVLSKAHQMLLKKFSPLRVQLILSGSNRHQDITFYHNYLNHLAMNYQRNGPVERFARGYEDYLQCPLQPLMDNLESQTYEIFEKDPFKYNQYQTAIQQAILSKIPESEKDTKTLVIMVVGAGRGPLVRAALKAAEKAKRKVKVYAVEKNPNAVLTLLALEKEIWGDKVTVVSSDMREWNAPEKADILVSELLGSFGDNELSPECLDGVQHFLQADGISIPSSYTSYVSPVQSSKLYNEVRQCKDKDKHPLAHFETPYVVHLQNKYDIAQPQPLFTFIHPNNEPIIDNNRYEVKKFAVTQNAVLHGFSGYFDAVLYNDITLSIEPNTHSPGMVSWFPIFFPIKEAVLLKAGDQVEVHFWRRCNLKNVWYEWCISKPVPGSIHNPNGRSYTIGL, from the exons ATGA ATAAGCCTGACACAAATCACGAAGCTGCAACTATGGCTTCTGAAAAGTTAGTTTCCTGTGGATTGGACTTTTGTTCAGTCCCTGATCTGAACAATTGTTTGATAACTGCAACCTCTGCTag GTATGATTTCATATGCATACCCTTGGTACATCCAAAGTTGAAAAGAGAAttcaacaataatgatatgaaaaaacgacCTGGGCCGTTTACTAGATCCGATATGATTCTCTGTAGTTCAG ATTGGAACAACTTGGTTGTTGGCAAACTGTCGCCCTACATTGACGTTGACGTGACCGACCCCatatcgagaaaaaacaacgaggaGACTCTGAATCAGGAGTTGGCTTTGGCAGCCCACTTGGGTTTGCCTGCTATTAGCTTTAAGCTCACGCGGAATATAAATCGCAATATTAATTTTGCAAGAATGATGCATAACAAAGCGACAACAACCTACACTGTTCAG ATATGGGTGCAAGTTCCAATGGAAAATCCAGCAAAACAAGCCAATACGTACAGGTCTGATAGAGGAGACGATGATCCTGTGGAAAGCACATGGGAGTGGTGGAATTCGTTTAGATTAGTCTGCGACTTTCATGTAAAACTTGGAGTTGCCTTGATCGTTAGCCACGATATACCCAGTTCTGAAGAG ATAGACAGATGGCTGGGGGAACCTGTGAGATGTTTGATCCTGCCAACAACGATATTCATCACTAATAAGAAGGGTTACCCAGTATTGAGCAAAGCGCATCAAatgttgttaaaaaaattctctccgcTGAGAGTACAGCTGATTCTGTCCGGGTCCAATAGGCATCAAGATATTACTTTTTACCACAATTATCTTAACCATCTTGCCATG AATTATCAAAGAAATGGACCAGTTGAAAGATTCGCCCGGGGTTACGAAGACTACTTGCAATGCCCTTTACAACCATTGATGGACAATCTTGAATCTCAAAcctatgaaatatttgagaaaGATCCTTTCAAATACAATCAATACCAAACTGCCATTCAGCAAGCAATTCTTAGTAAGATTCCCGAGAGTGAAAAAGATACTAAAACTCT AGTTATTATGGTTGTTGGGGCAGGTCGTGGACCCTTGGTACGGGCAGCTTTGAAGGCTGCTGAGAAAGctaagagaaaagtaaaagtatatgcagttgaaaaaaatcccaatGCGGTTCTGAC ACTACTTGcgctggaaaaagaaatttgggGAGACAAAGTTACTGTTGTGTCATCTGACATGAGGGAGTGGAACGCGCCTGAAAAAGCAGACATCCTTGTATCCGAGCTCCTCGGATCCTTCGGAGATAATGAACTTTCACCAGAATGTCTTGACGGCGTTCAACATTTCCTCCAAG CTGATGGAATAAGTATACCGAGTTCATATACCTCATATGTAAGTCCAGTGCAATCCTCCAAGTTATACAACGAAGTTAGGCAGTGTAAGGACAAAGACAAGCATCCCCTGGCCCATTTTGAGACGCCTTACGTAGTTCACCTTCAGAATAAGTACGATATTGCACAACCGCAGCCTCTCTTCACATTCATTCATCCTAATAATG AACCAATCATTGACAATAACAGGTACGAGGTAAAAAAGTTTGCCGTCACTCAAAATGCAGTCCTACATGGCTTCTCCGGATACTTCGATGCAGTGTTATACAATGACATCACTCTGAGTATCGAACCAAACACACACAGCCCTGGAATGGTCAGCTGGTTTCCAATATTCTTTCCAATCAAG GAAGCTGTCTTGCTTAAAGCTGGGGATCAGGTTGAAGTACATTTCTGGCGAAGATGCAATCTGAAAAATGTGTGGTACGAATGGTGTATCAGCAAACCTGTACCAGGTTCCATTCACAATCCAAATGGACGTTCCTATACCATTGGACTTTGA